In Lactobacillus sp. ESL0791, the sequence CTTGATAAGAGCACAATGTTAATGGTTACCAAGTTCATGCATAATCCACAAGAACTCAAAGATTTTATTGGCACAATTATTTTGGCTAAAAACAATGCTGTTAAAACTTTTAGAACTAAAAATGAGCAATCTGGTATTGATACTACTGGCATTGGCGCTAGCTTTGAAATAGTTAATTATACGGGCTCAGGTGATGTTATTTCCCACGGCTCGTTGTTAAAAGACCGAATTAATAAGACAGTGTATCGTTTCTTTAACCGTTGCCGTGCTAATGAGGGCGATCCTAAACAGGCTATTAAAAATCCACGTGGTTATTTATATAAGGCTATTTATAAAACTGTGGTTAAGGATTTAAATGACCAACTTGAAAAGCACCATGACAGACAGACTGTAACTGCTTAAAAGCTAGTTAAAATTTGTTTGACATAATTTACTGTGCTTTTTTAGTAATTGCTCTACTTAATACGCCTTCAAAATATGTTCCTATTTGTTATTCTCTTTTATGCAAACTAGCATTTATCATCTTTTTATCCTTTTCAGAACCGTAATACCTTTAGTATTTCTAAAAGCACTTAGCACTTTCATCCGGAATATGTATTACAGGTAAGGCTTTATAATTGGCCTTAATTTTTATCCTTTTAACTTTATATCTCGTTTTTCAAGAGTCTTAATTTGAAAATCAAGCTCTTTTTTGCTGTCAGCATCTAGCTGATCATGGAAGACCTGGAATAATAAATCGATTGCTTCTTTTTGGCTAGCAGTGTAACCGAGGGTCATCAATGCCTGCAGCTTGTTTCTTGAATGATTAGTAATTTTTAAATTTGTGTCGAAAGTTACTTCGTTTAGCTTAGATGATTTTTTTTCTTTTAAATCGTCTAAACTTGCAATTTTTTTCGGTTGTAAGTCTTTAAAGTTTCGATTACTTTTGATTAAACTCATTATTTGCTCATTCCTATTCTATCAAGAATCTCATCCGTTACTTGCTTATAAACAGCAAAAACTTTTTTATCATATCGTTGGCTAGTTGTAATTCCAGTAATTCCGTAGCGTTTTAATCGTTGCATTGAGTGAATTGCTGTAGGTAAAATATTTTCTTTTCCAAAATACTTAATGGCGTTGTTCATGGTAGTTTCATCAACTGGCGCGCCTGCTTGAATTAATACAGCGAGAATACCGATGACATCAAGTCTAGGAGCTTTATAAGTATTAACAATATCGTCTTGAATGTAGTCAATAAATGCTGAAGCACCATCAAGTGATTGCTGTTGTGTTTGCATGACTACTAAGCACCAATCAGAAGCATAAAGGGCAGCATCGGTAATTAGTGAAATTGTAGGT encodes:
- a CDS encoding DUF5388 domain-containing protein yields the protein MSLIKSNRNFKDLQPKKIASLDDLKEKKSSKLNEVTFDTNLKITNHSRNKLQALMTLGYTASQKEAIDLLFQVFHDQLDADSKKELDFQIKTLEKRDIKLKG